The region ACAGAAGTGGTCTTTTTGCAAGGGCGTGTTCATTTTTATGAAGGCCATAGTATCCGGAACGTTACCTTTCCGATTCGTTTGCTACATGCGTTAGGCATTACCCACTTGGTGGTGACGAATGCAGCGGGTGGGATCAACGACACCTTCAAGGCGGGCACCATCATGTTTATTCACGACCACATCAATATGACGGGACAAAACCCATTGATTGGTCCAAACGAGGACGGTGGGCCACGTTTTCCGGATATGTCGGATCCATATGATACAGACTGGCTAAGTAAAGCAGAACACACTGCGTTAAAACGGGGTATTGCTACCCGGAAAGGCGTTTATGTGGGTGTACTAGGTCCTAGTTATGAAACAAAAGCGGAAATCAAGTTTTTCAGAGCCATCGGCGCTGATGCAGTTGGCATGAGTACCGTCCCCGAAGTGATTCAAGCGGCTTATTTTGGCATGAAGGTTATGGGCATTTCCACCATCACCAACATGGCGAGTGGGATGCAAGGCCCCTTAAATCATCAGGAAGTGATGGATATGGGCATAGCCATGCGTTCAGACTTAGAATTACTGGTCAAAGGAATTATTCAAGAAACCTTATAATCAATTCCTATGGCATTTGAGCACGAACGTGATATCGCGGTAGAGGCTGCCCTTCAGGCTGGAAACCTGATACGCATGCACGCGGGCAGGCTTTCAAGCGAGCAGATCCGAGAGAAAAGTCTCCATAATTTACTTACGGTGGTGGACGATGAGGCCCAACGTCTCATCATGAGCGTTCTGATGGACGCTTTCCCTGCTTATGGTTTTTTGGCAGAGGAACAAACCGAGCATCACAATAAACCTGGTAATGCCCGTTGGATCATTGACCCCATAGACGGTACCACCAATTTTGCCCACGGTGTCCCGCCTTATGCCGTAAGCATTGCGCTACAAGTTGAAAAAGAAGTGGTTGTGGGGGTTATTTTGGATGTTTCTCGGGAAGAACTGTTCACAGCCATCCGAGGGGGTGGTTTTTATGTGAATGGCGTACGAAAAGAAGTAAGTTCATATGCAACCCTTCAACAATCTCTCCTGACCACTGGTTTTCCCTTTCGCGAATGGGCGCATATAGATGCCTATCTGGCAGTACTCCGACATTTTATGGGTACAGCACAAGCCGTCCGACGTACCGGCGCCTCGGTGATAGACCTGGCGTATTTGGCTGCGGGGAGATTCGATGGGGTATTCAAGATGGGGTACGAAATCTGGGATGTAGCTGCAGGAGGTCTAATGATTCAGGAAGCAGGCGGGACGGTTACGGATTTTCTTGGTGGTGATACTTGGCTCACGGGAAGTCGTTTGGTCGCCTCGAACGGCTTAATTCATCAGCAACTCTTAGACGGCGTAGTTGCATTACAAGAAATTTAAGCGTGAAGATCCTCGACGTCCGTTTCACAACCGAACCCGCCCTTCGAGTGCACGACTTAGGGTAGATTCGTCTGCGTATTCCAAGGCACTTCCTGTTGGTAAGCCGCGTGCGATTTGGGTGACCCGAACACCGAAAGGTTGTAGCAATTGCGCAATATAAAAAGCGGTCGTATCGCCCTCTACCGTTGGGTTCATCGCCAAGATTACTTCCTCGACCTGTGCATGGGTTTTGTTCTGATAGCTTTCTTGCGTTTCCATCACCTGTGCAGAAGAGGGCTTACCCATCGCAATCCGAGCGACTAGTTCACGAATTTTGAGATCGTTCGGGCCAACCCCATCCAACGGAGAAATCACTCCCCCCAAGACATGATATACCCCTTTGTACTCATGGGTACGCTCTAAAGCCAGTACATCATTGGGTTCTTCTACCACGCAAATAGTCGAGTGATCCCGTTTAAGAGACGTGCAAACAGGACAAGGGTCCATATCCGCAATATTGCAACAAATCGAACATGTAACCACTTGGTCCTTCACCGCAACCAAAGCCTCCGCCAGTGCATATACTTCTTCTTTTGGCATTTTCAAGATGTATGATGCCAACCGATGGGCTGTCTTTCGTCCGATAGTTGGTAGTTTCGTAAAATGCTCTACCAATCTTTCGACGTTCTGCGAGGTCAAGTGCATAACAATGGGGATTCATTTCTTCGGCAAACTACGACGCCAGCCTGACAACTGTTTGTCATATGGCGTGAAAAATAGGATAGGTTGCCCCCCAATAAAGCCCTTGAGAATCTTATCCATACCGGAACCATGTCAAATGAGGGGGCGTACTTTTAATAATTATCATCCCAAGCCGAGTTATTTGTGACAAACAAGCCATATTTACATACACCAACGCCAAAGGAACATTTTTACATGACACAGAAGCCAGACATTTTGATTATTGGAGCCGGACTTTCCGGTCTTATTTGTGCCAAAATTCTTCAGGAGAAGGGGGTCCCTTATCTGTTGGTTGAAAAATCCGATGGCATCGGCGGACGAATCCGAACCGACGAAGTGAATGGATTTCGGTTAGACCGTGGGTTCCAAGTCCTCTTAACGGCATATCCACAGGTAAAGAAACATCTAAATCTAAACGACTTAGACCTACGCCTGTTTTATAGTGGCGCTTGGGTACATGCGGGGCGTGCGTTTCAAAAAGTGGGCGACCCTAAGCGTCATCGCGAAGACCTTTTACCCACAATGATGGCCTCTATTGGCAGGTTTTCGGATAAATTGCGTGTTTTAAAGATGCGCAAGTCTCTTCTTTCCGAAAAACCAGACGATATTTTTGAAAAACCTAACATGCCCACAATCGAAGCCCTCCGTCAACGCTGGCACTTTTCGGAGAGCATGATCGAGATGTTTTTTCGCCCTTTTTTAGGAGGCATTTTATTAGACCACAGTCTCCGTAGTTCGGCGAGAATGGCCGAGTTTGTTCTTCGGATGTTTGCAGAAGGCTCGGCTGCCGTACCTGCGAAAGGGATGCAAGCCATTCCGGAACAACTCGCTTCTGCCCTTCCAGCCAACAAATTGCGGCTCAATACGGCGGTAACTTCAATTTCCGGAAAGATAGTCACCTTAAACACGGGCGAAGTGCTTCATCCCCGATGGATCGTCGTGGCAACGGATGGAGCGGGTGCCGGACAGTTATTAAAAATTCCGAAATCTGCCAAGTATAGAGGGGTAATAACCCTGTATTTTGCCGCAGACCGAGACCCTGTGGGGAAACCCGTTTTGGTTTTGGAAGGAGAGCCCAAAGGGCCTGTCAATCATTTGGTATCCATGAGTGCGGTCTCTAAAGACTATGCGCCTGAAGGAAAAGTTCTTCTTTCCGTCACCGTATTAGATCATCAAAACGAAAAACCGGAGCTATTGGAAGCAGCGGTTTTAAAGCAGTTGCGTCTTTGGTTTAAACAAGATTTATCTGACTGGACCTTATTAAAAATCTATCACATTCCAGCTGCTTTGCCAGATCAACGGACAGAATTACCCTTCTCAAAAACGGGATTTAAAGAAGTATCGCCCGATGTATTCATGTGTGGCGATCATCAGGAAACAGGTTCTATAGAGGGAGCCCTTACTTCGGGAGTACGCACTGCAGAAGCCTTGATTGAACGATGGGAACAGAGTACCATACAACGTCCTGCACCCTAAGCCCAGACGACATTGGATCTTTTACGCAGCCTGATTGCACGACAACCCCGATGTTTTCTGCAACCACGTTCTTTTTTTGTGGCGTGGTGTGGTGTCCCTATGCTCACATATCAAGGATTTCCCAATCCAATTCTTGCGTTAAAAGCCGAACTTGAGCAACAAATTCCACAGTTACTCCCCGAAAATCCTGGTAGCAAATGGCCGGGAACAACACTTGGTGCCCTACGCCCAGGATATCAGCTCACCTTAGAACAGCTTAAAACCCTCAGAAAGATTTGCACCAAGTTTGAAGCACTCATTGAGCGGGAAAAAGTGTTATTCGCCCTTACCGAATTACAATATGTGTTATTCAAATGCAGAAGTCTTGAAGAACGCATCCTAACAGCCCCATTACCCCTCCGTAAAGGAAAATTTGATACATCACCTTTTACCCACAAACATCTAAACTGGATTAACCACATCCATAGCCAATTCGATGAGGCGCGTCTGGAAGACTATTTACCCGCTGTCCGGCAATGGGGACATCGGGCAGATCATTACCGAGATACATTTGTTGAAGCCACCCTTATCTGGGATTTACCAGAAGAGCAACCGGGTTTTATCAAAGCGTTTATGAACGAGGTGGAAGACGCATTACCGGGCTATTATGTCTGGTTTTCACCAAATGGCCTTCATGTCACCATTCGCGCATTGGGGGTTCGCACCACCTGAGGTCACCAACACGGCACCCAGATGCGTCCATGCACCTCTGCAGGATTTATACTTGCCTTTGGCCTTGTATCCCCCTATCTTATTTGGCTACTACGATTCCATAAAGCAACGTTAAACCATGTTTTGGCACGATATATCGGAGTGCGTCCCATGACCCCTTCCAAGCACTGGACGGTTCCCGCTGTTCACCCACAGACCGTTTCCTTTGCCAAAGCGCTCTGCCTTCCCCCATTGGTCGGGCATCTTCTGTTGCATCGTGGCTTTGGTGCGTTTCCAGAAGCACAGGCTTTTCTCCATCCGAAGATGTCGGACCTCCACGATCCTGCTCACATGCACGATATGACACGTGCAGCCGATCGTATTGTCCATGCGTTGAAAAACTACGAACGCATCGCCATCTATGGCGACTACGATGTGGATGGCGTGACAGCCTCAGCAATTCTGTGGCACATGTTCCGCACCCTTCAGCCAACATTAAAGGTCATTCGTTATATTCCGCACCGTCTGGAAGAAGGCTATGGGCTAAACAAAGAAGCCTTACAAAAACTGGTGGCCCGCGATGTTGGACTTATTATTACGGTGGATTGTGGAATCACGGCAGTTGAAGAAGTTGCCTCGGTGGCAAATACTAACTGCGACCTCATCATAACCGATCACCACGAACAGGCATCCAGCCTCCCGAAAGCCTATGCCCTGGTTCATCCAAGACTAGCCGAAAATGGGAAAAAGCCCTATCCTTTTGGCGAACTATGTGGTGCAGGAGTGGCATGGAAATTGGCTTGGCAAGTAGCCCGAAGATGGTGCGCGTCAGATAAATTACCGGCTAAAATTCGACAAATGCTTCTTGACTTGCTGCCATTGGCCGCAATAGGGACCGTAGCGGATATTGTGCCTCTCCTTGATGAAAACCGAACGATTGTACGTTATGGCTTAGCACACATCAATAAAACCCCCTTCGAGGGCCTCAATGCCTTAATTGAGGCTTCTGGCTTGCTGAAGAGGTCCATCGAAGCAACCCAAATCGGATTTGTACTGGGGCCACGCCTCAATGCTTGTGGGCGACTGGGGCATGCAAAAGAAGCCTTAGAACTGCTGACAACGGCTACCGGAGAACGGGCCGTCGCTTTGAGCGAACACCTGAACGAGGTCAATCAATCCCGCCAAATCAAACAAGAAGAAATGGCACGACAGGCGGGAGATCAGATTCTGCAAGCAGGTTATCAAAACCCTGATACCCGCATCATCATCCTGCAAAGCCCAGAATGGCACGCCGGAATTTTAGGGATCACAGCCAGCAGGATTGTCGAACGATTTCATAAGCCTACAATTTTATTGCAGCAACGGGAAGACGGATTTTCTACTGGCTCTGCACGCTCTATCGAAAATTTTGACCTCCATAGCGCACTTACACGACATGCCCATTTCTTCGAACGCTTTGGAGGACATGCAATGGCAGCTGGTCTCACGTTGCAGGCTACGCGCTTCGAAGCATTTAAAGATGCAATGATGGCGTTTTCCATCGAACACCTCGCCGAAGAAGACTTGGTTCCCCACCTACATTTGGATGCAGAGGTTCAATTGGCTACCATGAACCTGGCCACCCGTGCCGCATTGCAGGCCTTGGCCCCTTTTGGCCGTATGAATGAAGAACCACGCTTTCTGCTGCGTAAGGTCACCCTAAAAGGCCCGCCACGTATCATGAAAGAGCGCCACCTTTCGTTTGTGGTACGGCAGAATGGCACCGAAACCCGTTGCGTGGCCTGGAACAAAGCCGATGTTTGGGCGCACCTAACGGATGGTACCCTGCTAGACCTGGCATGTACCTTAGATGAAAACCATTTTCAAGGCCAGAAATCGCCGCAACTCACAGTTTTGGATATTCGGCTCTCCACTCCATGAGGCATGAAAAGCCTTTTCCCTGCCTTGAACAGGATATTTTACCTGCTACATAAATTTATGGCCTTGCGGTCTTGACAACACACCATAAGGATCATTATGTTAGTAACACTGTTACAATAATAATACCCCGACATTTTAATTTCCAGATGACCATAACGAGGGCAGAACGTATTCGGGAAGCAAGCCGCCAACGCCGCCAACAACGTCGTGAGAACATGCACCACATGATCCACGAAGAAGCCACACGCCAGCTTTCGGAACGAGGGTACGAAGGGTTTTCGTTAAGGGAAGTGGCGGAAGGCATTGGATATGCCCCAACCACCATCTATCGGTATTTTAGAGACAAAGACGATCTCATTTTTTCGCTGTTCGAGGCCGCATTCCAGTCCTTCAGCACGGCGTTAGAATTGGCACGACAAAAGCACGCGCATCCCGCCGAACAACTCGAAGCCATCGGACGGGGCTATGTACAGTTTGCTTTAGACCACCCTGTGCAGTATCGTTTGCTCTTCATGGAACGCGGCGACCTGCTTTCACGCCTATATGAACGTTTAAAAATTGCTGGAAATGCCTATGTGGGGCCTATGATTGTAGAAGAAGTCGTGATTTCTGGTCAAAGCCAAGGCATTTTTCCACCCGAAGTCAACCCGCAGCATGTTGCTTCCTTTTTGTGGGCACAAGTTCACGGCATTGCCTCTCTGGGGATTTCCTGCCCAGATATGTTCCCAATGACCGCCATAGAGGCCTCTTTGTGTTCGCTTTCAAAAACGTTTTAGAACACATTTATTTTTTTTCCAAACATGAAACAGTGTTACTTTTAATCATACAACTCACAAAAAGATGAAACAAAAAACTGTACTCATCACAGGAGCGACGGCTGGCATTGGCCAAGAGGCCGCCAAACAATTGGCAACAATGGGGGCTAACGTCGTTATTGCTGGTCGGAATACCCAAAAATGCCAATCAGTGGCCGAAAAACTAAAGAGGGAAACCGAAAATGACCAAATTCATTACCTCGTGGCAGATTTGTCTCATCAAGCCGGTGTAGAACAACTTGGCATAGATTTTAAAGCAAGATTTAATCGTTTGGATGTCTTGCTGAACAATGCAGGTGCTTTCTATATGAATCGGATTGAGAATCAGGACCAGATAGAGATGACCGTAGCACTCAACCATTTGGGTTATTTTGTGTTGACTCATTCACTTCTGGATGTACTAAAAGCCACTCCAAACGCACGGATTATCAATGTCGCATCCGATGCCCATTCTGGAGCGAGGTTAAATCCGGATGATTTTGAAATGAAAAGTAGCTTCAGCGGCTGGACACAATAT is a window of Bacteroidetes Order II. bacterium DNA encoding:
- the recJ gene encoding single-stranded-DNA-specific exonuclease RecJ, with the translated sequence MRPCTSAGFILAFGLVSPYLIWLLRFHKATLNHVLARYIGVRPMTPSKHWTVPAVHPQTVSFAKALCLPPLVGHLLLHRGFGAFPEAQAFLHPKMSDLHDPAHMHDMTRAADRIVHALKNYERIAIYGDYDVDGVTASAILWHMFRTLQPTLKVIRYIPHRLEEGYGLNKEALQKLVARDVGLIITVDCGITAVEEVASVANTNCDLIITDHHEQASSLPKAYALVHPRLAENGKKPYPFGELCGAGVAWKLAWQVARRWCASDKLPAKIRQMLLDLLPLAAIGTVADIVPLLDENRTIVRYGLAHINKTPFEGLNALIEASGLLKRSIEATQIGFVLGPRLNACGRLGHAKEALELLTTATGERAVALSEHLNEVNQSRQIKQEEMARQAGDQILQAGYQNPDTRIIILQSPEWHAGILGITASRIVERFHKPTILLQQREDGFSTGSARSIENFDLHSALTRHAHFFERFGGHAMAAGLTLQATRFEAFKDAMMAFSIEHLAEEDLVPHLHLDAEVQLATMNLATRAALQALAPFGRMNEEPRFLLRKVTLKGPPRIMKERHLSFVVRQNGTETRCVAWNKADVWAHLTDGTLLDLACTLDENHFQGQKSPQLTVLDIRLSTP
- a CDS encoding SDR family oxidoreductase, producing the protein MKQKTVLITGATAGIGQEAAKQLATMGANVVIAGRNTQKCQSVAEKLKRETENDQIHYLVADLSHQAGVEQLGIDFKARFNRLDVLLNNAGAFYMNRIENQDQIEMTVALNHLGYFVLTHSLLDVLKATPNARIINVASDAHSGARLNPDDFEMKSSFSGWTQYSNSKLMNILFTYELAKRLKGTNVTANCLHPGFVASDFGDNNGKGKGIFGDAINVVWRLIKKMAAVSVEKGAENQVYLASSPDVEGVSGQYFVKKRPSPLLMPHTTPPCRMPCGLGPKLKPEFRWPNNRFCAFLPIWLI
- a CDS encoding inositol monophosphatase — translated: MAFEHERDIAVEAALQAGNLIRMHAGRLSSEQIREKSLHNLLTVVDDEAQRLIMSVLMDAFPAYGFLAEEQTEHHNKPGNARWIIDPIDGTTNFAHGVPPYAVSIALQVEKEVVVGVILDVSREELFTAIRGGGFYVNGVRKEVSSYATLQQSLLTTGFPFREWAHIDAYLAVLRHFMGTAQAVRRTGASVIDLAYLAAGRFDGVFKMGYEIWDVAAGGLMIQEAGGTVTDFLGGDTWLTGSRLVASNGLIHQQLLDGVVALQEI
- the recR gene encoding recombination protein RecR, which gives rise to MHLTSQNVERLVEHFTKLPTIGRKTAHRLASYILKMPKEEVYALAEALVAVKDQVVTCSICCNIADMDPCPVCTSLKRDHSTICVVEEPNDVLALERTHEYKGVYHVLGGVISPLDGVGPNDLKIRELVARIAMGKPSSAQVMETQESYQNKTHAQVEEVILAMNPTVEGDTTAFYIAQLLQPFGVRVTQIARGLPTGSALEYADESTLSRALEGRVRL
- a CDS encoding FAD-dependent oxidoreductase, whose product is MTQKPDILIIGAGLSGLICAKILQEKGVPYLLVEKSDGIGGRIRTDEVNGFRLDRGFQVLLTAYPQVKKHLNLNDLDLRLFYSGAWVHAGRAFQKVGDPKRHREDLLPTMMASIGRFSDKLRVLKMRKSLLSEKPDDIFEKPNMPTIEALRQRWHFSESMIEMFFRPFLGGILLDHSLRSSARMAEFVLRMFAEGSAAVPAKGMQAIPEQLASALPANKLRLNTAVTSISGKIVTLNTGEVLHPRWIVVATDGAGAGQLLKIPKSAKYRGVITLYFAADRDPVGKPVLVLEGEPKGPVNHLVSMSAVSKDYAPEGKVLLSVTVLDHQNEKPELLEAAVLKQLRLWFKQDLSDWTLLKIYHIPAALPDQRTELPFSKTGFKEVSPDVFMCGDHQETGSIEGALTSGVRTAEALIERWEQSTIQRPAP
- a CDS encoding purine-nucleoside phosphorylase, translating into MQDAIQYIRTRVNRFPKLALILGSGLGSLAESALNTIVLPTVDIPGYPRSTVEGHSGKLIFGELEGTEVVFLQGRVHFYEGHSIRNVTFPIRLLHALGITHLVVTNAAGGINDTFKAGTIMFIHDHINMTGQNPLIGPNEDGGPRFPDMSDPYDTDWLSKAEHTALKRGIATRKGVYVGVLGPSYETKAEIKFFRAIGADAVGMSTVPEVIQAAYFGMKVMGISTITNMASGMQGPLNHQEVMDMGIAMRSDLELLVKGIIQETL
- a CDS encoding TetR/AcrR family transcriptional regulator, with protein sequence MTITRAERIREASRQRRQQRRENMHHMIHEEATRQLSERGYEGFSLREVAEGIGYAPTTIYRYFRDKDDLIFSLFEAAFQSFSTALELARQKHAHPAEQLEAIGRGYVQFALDHPVQYRLLFMERGDLLSRLYERLKIAGNAYVGPMIVEEVVISGQSQGIFPPEVNPQHVASFLWAQVHGIASLGISCPDMFPMTAIEASLCSLSKTF